The genomic stretch TCCAAAAAAACATTGAAAGCTTATATGCATGTGGAGGTGGAAACTTATATAATTGTCAATTAACTATAATTTCTAAATTCTCACTGGCAATGTCCTCCCCCATTTTGGCGGACTCATGGAACCTTAAGCGTTTGCATCTGTTCAACGGACCATAATATctttaagttttatttgttaatattttaattaaacttctactaacaaaatatttcaaataagaGCCATCGGTTAACTCTATGGATTATCTTGTCTAAAACTCTTAGTTTCTTCATATGTGGGGTTTGCAgtaaatgaaaatgatatacAGAAAACCTTGATTGAGGCTGTCCCAAAAATGTTGAATTGGATCATCACATTCAAAGACTCACAGGTACGCTTATGTAGTTTTCTCATTGCTGTTACTCGTGTTCTTGATTATCTTTTTGTATTACTATGGATTGGGTTCATTATTGCCAAAACTTAACCTCATCCTAGCTGGATTGATTGTGAACCCCATAAATTCCTGCATGGAGCCAATTCATTTATTTGTAACTCCATTTTACAGGACTGCACTGagggggcttttttttttttttttttgggtgcacTTGTTTATGTCGTAGTGGTAATTGTAACATTGTAATACCCTATAACCTGTATCCAAATTGTGTAAATAGACCTACATTAGCACCTGTTGCAAGTCCCCAATTCTCATGTCCAACCCGTtcttgggggggggggggtttaGGATGCATGAACCCACCCCATTTCCATCCCAAAGTTGCTATTCACGcctttatattttgtttatatgaTCTActctacaatttatttattttatctacttTTGTATTCTTCTTGCATTGTTAGACATTTTATGTGTTACAGAAATAAATTTGTATTTGTAGATAtacaatttctctttttcttggttgTTGGTGTGCTTGAACCCTTATAGATGTAGGCATAATATGTTGCCGTTCTATCTTATAAAGCTATGGAGACTTCCAACTCTTGCGTCTAATGATTTTATAATTTGTCTGTTGGTAGGTTTCAAAAGCTCCTTCTGTGGATTTTGGATCTGATGATGGGCTGAAAAAAGTTAACATATCTGAGGCAAGGCCTCTCGCCTACTTGTAATTGCATGAtttgtcattttcaattttGCACCTATACACATGCATTCATggttattatacatttatagaTCATATGAACATAATTTTACATGGTTTGCATGCATAGATTTTGATTTGCATGTACACTACCTATCTTTCTGGCAGTCCCTATAAATTTAGGACAAACCCACACCTGATAATTGATGGTAGTAGCATAAATTTCAATcaatattcatatatttatcaCAATTGTAGTTGTCTCTAGTTGCAATTACCCTGTGAGAGACACTTCTAGTTATGTGAAGTTTGAGATTGTAAAATGGAGTGCTACTTTCTCTTTATTCAGATCAATGTAGATGAAATTGACATTATATTTAGAAGATTTCTGTTGTAAATGCAGGTAATTGATATTGAGGAGATGGCATGGGCCCCTAAATATGGCTTGAAAGGGATGATTGATGCTTCTGTCAGAGTCAGTATAacatcaaacaaaaatcaagctAATGAGAAGATTATGCCTTTAGAGTTTAAAACTGGAAAAGTATCGAATGGCCAGGCAAGTTTATAATTGCTACTGCAATTTGTTAGCCAAGAAATGCTagaatatttgaaaatttgaaatactCAAATCACCTTATCTTCTATGGTATTATCCTTTTTTTGACACTTATGATTTATGCAGTCATCTATGGAACATTCTGCACAAGTAATCTTTTACACTCTCCTTATGTCTGAGAGGTAAGCCTATTatccttcctttctttttttgggaaaaaaaaaaaaaccggggggggggaggggggtgttGATGTCAGATGCCTCTGTTATGGagattttttaagaataaaaacatACTTTTATTTACTTTGTTTTCATTCAGGTACAAAATGCATATTGATCGTGGTCTTCTATATTATCTTCAGTCAGATCAGACGCAGGTAAATTCAGATATAACTACGCAAGcattttctcaaacttttaagGTTATTGAGTGGTATTTACCATCTATAAAGGGAATTGTGGTTCAAAGATCTGATTTGGTTGGGCTAATTATGCGTCGTAATGAACTTGCAAATGATATTCTCAAGGCATCAACAGTGCAACAATTACCCCCAATGATACAGGTATGACTGTTACCGAATTGTTAAGTATAATGTGTTTCTGGACAACACCTTGCTGGACTTGTATTTGATATTCTTGCAATTTTCTACAGAGTCTGAACATGTGTAAAGGTTGTCGCCATCTTAATGTTTGTAGCATCTATCATAAGGTAATCTTTTGATTTGAAGGACTCAAAAGTTGTTATGCTACTTAACTGCTTCTGTTTGTTGGCTATGGGAGTGGGGTAATGGGAATCTCATTCACAAGCTAGTCATTCCCCCATGTTTGGTTTGTGTAAATTCCATTATCAATGCAATGAGAATGaattttttgatgaaaaaaaaggTTCTTTATCATTGCAAtgagaatgatttttttttttttacataaccTGGTATCTCCATGCCTAGGAAATGTGAGAAAACTTATTCCCACCAAGTCAATGGTACCTGATTCCGCAAAATTCATTTATTGTCATATGGCCTTGAGAACTCTATTTAGTTCTCTGTTGGTGTTGTCGTCAGCATTAATGTGATATTGATGCAGGCACATGGTGGAAGCATCGAAACTAGTGGATTAGGAGATGTGTTTGATTCACATACTAGCCACCTAACAGTTCCTCATTGCACATTCCTTCAGCGCTGGGACCGGTTGATTGACTTAGAAGCTAGAGAGATTGAGGTGCATTTTTGAAGCCATTAtgtccattttttatttatgctagactccccaaaatattttacataatTCTTTGACacgccttttcttttttattctcagcttgtaaagaaaaaaatctgGCGTTCGCATAGTTTGAAGAGTGATAATTCCACTAGTTTCCTTTCTTCTCTTGTTCTTGATGCTTCAGATGAACTTCCACATCAGAAGTCTCATAAAGAAAACCGGTTCATTTATCGTTTTGTGTATCGAGATCTAACATCTTTCAATATGAAAGCTTCTGATGGACATTCTTCAACTGTTGACACTTCTCCAACAAGTGATATGGACTGCACACTTAAAAGTGGAGACTATGTGGTacactttttttcttgtattagaTTTGTGCATGATGTCATTTTAGCTAAGTTCACATCAAATAGAAGTGAACTTTTAGCACAACTTTGACTTGAACTGCGCTAACTTTTTGGTAATTTCTGATGCCTTTTCTGTTCATTAACTATACAAGCTTATCTTATTGATGCATGCACAAAAAAGCTGTTGTTTGCTTTCTTAAGCAACTACAATGTACAAACTTACAAAGCTACTTTATGAGTTAGCAAGCATGATGGTCCAATTTCTTCCGCTAACATATGACAATTTATGAGCTGCATTTGCACATTATGCTTGTAATAATTTCTATATCGTGCGGCATATttcctctttaatttttctcataatagttagttttgtattttcctCCTGTTATGTTTAGATACTTAGCACCGAATCTGGCCATCTAACCATTGCAAGTGGGGTCATTACAGAGATCAGTCGCTTTCACGTTTTTGTAAGTATTTCATTTGCTATAACTCTTCATATCTACTACTGTAAACTGACAAATTAGTTAATTGGTGACAAACCTGCCTCAGCAGGATGCCGTACGGAACATACTAGTTTCTGTTCTTGAACTACgatattttaatgaatttatcaGTTTACAAATTGTCTTCTATAAAACTCTAGGTTTCTTTTTCTAAGCGCCTACGACTTCCTGGGAGCAATCCTTCTTCAGAAGCCCAGAATCTTTTTAGAGAGGTTTGGCGGATTGACAAGGATGAATTTATGACTTCGTTTGCAGTAATGAGGTGCatgtattttaattattcaGAGGTGTTTTGTAGCATTAAACTTGTACCGTGGCTGAATTCATGCTTGATGTTATTTTTTGAAGGTTTAACCTTGTACAACTTTTTCTACAAAGTGTGCAAAGTACTCATCTTCGGAAGATAATTGTTGACCTTGAGGTGAATATTTGTTGCTATCTTGTTGGTCCTGGATGTTTTCACGTTTTGCTAATCCTATGGCGCCTTTTTTGCATGGTTCTGCACGTGTGCATCCTTTTAGGCTCCTAAATTTGACAGTGGATGTATATTCAGCCAAGATCCAGCAATAGCTTATGTATGGTCAGAGAAGAATTTGAATGATGATCAGCGTCGAGCTATCCTTAAGGTTTTCTGTACAGCATGCTGACAACCCAATTTATTGAACAGTTACTTGTTGAAGCTATTCTGACCAATTATCTATTATTCAGATACTTACAGCAAAGGATTACGCTCTAATACTAGGAATGCCTGGAACGGGCAAGACTTCTACAATGGTGCATGCTGTGAAGGCCTTGTTGATGAGAGGTGCATCCATCTTGCTTACATCCTATACAAACTCCGCTGTTGATAATTTgcttataaaattaaaagctcAGGTCATTACTACCGTCCTTTCATCTTGTATTACTATATAAATGTTTggtttcttccattttttttttcttttttcattttctttatctttcaCTCTTGTTATATTATGTTTCAAGTGGCCAGTGAATGTACTTTTTCGGCTTGAGTTAATTATTTTGTGTGTTGCTTACTACTTTTTACTTGTATGAAGCTTATTTCGGAATGAATTTTGTTATAAGTTATTTGTAAACCAAGTAATAAAAGATTTGTAATAGGTTTAAGAGTAAAAAGGAAATAAGATTGTGTTTGTTGCTAATATGATTTTGAAACTATGGGGAACTTGTTTCTATAGCCACTTTTGGTCTTTCATGTTACGTGATGCCTTGTATACAGTAGCCCAACTGAATGAAAACTTTGAATCccaatttcctttttctatgATAAGCATGTTTGGCTGTAATGCAGTATTTGGTGCACTGGCAACATGCCCATAAGTTCGATCTATAAAGTTTCCTTAAACTGAGGTCTTATCTATGATTTGTTATTGATTTATTGGTAATCATGCCTATTCGTTCCACTTCAgtcaatttttcttttggtgttgCCTCTAGCATTGGGCACACCGGAATGCTTAGTGAGAAGCAATTAGAAGTTCTCAATCCTCAGTGTAAGCAGTGCTTTCTCAGTCTTCAAAACCAATTGTGGTGGAGATGCACATCAATTCATTCTTCTGATTGTCTTTATGATTCTATGATGATCATTGCACCCTGTATcctcatgttaaattactattatCAATTTCTCTTGCGTGgtattgaaatttaaaattagcaGGGCATTGATTTTGTACGTATTGGAAGACATGAAGCTGTACATGAGGAAGTTCGGGGACATTGCTTTTCTGGTCagattaaaaattgttaagagCATTCCTTGGAATAAAATCAGTTTATTTCTTATCCATCTTATGTTAAATGTTTCTATGACAGCGATGAACATACAAAGCGTCAAAGATGTTAAACTAAGATTAGACCAAGTCAAAGTTGTTGCAGTTACTTGTCTTGGAATTACCAGTCCCTTGCTCGCCAACAAGAGATTTGATGTCTGCATCATGGATGAAGCTGGACAGACTACCCTCCCAGTATGCTTCCTTTCTTGTTTGTGTTCTACTGTatctataaattaatttttgttgagTAGGTTTTTAAAATGCAACTGGAGGCATCTTCTTAAAACTAAAATCAATGAAGTGGGCATACTGAAATTTTTTGGCTGAGAGAGATTTAGAAAAGTGAatcgctttctctctctctctctagaaacaCACATATGTACATGCAACTACACACAAGCAAGCGTGCAGACTCACACAAAAACATACACAGTATTTTCATTTCTATATCAGTCACACGTGTGGACAGTGAACATATCTTTCCCTCAGAATAAGATATGGATGGATGGCGTGTGTGATTGCCCTTTGGTCTACTTGATTATTAACTATGAAAGTTGATATTTTGAAACACACCAATAAATTTGAAGCATGCATTACGATAATGTTTGGTAATAATTATGAAACATAGCTTGAATGTGTATATTTGAGATGGGTGAgagcacaaaaaaaaatggtaaaataaGAAAGGAATGTTATAGACATGTAAAATAGGGACTAGCTGCTAATTTTTAGGTGATTTCCAGTTTTGGCAATTTGAGTGTTTCTATGTTTGGGCCGCACATCTCTGATAGGGGCAAAGCCtgtatgttttctttttaaaactgaTGCTGTTTCTAAACTTCATATGTCCACTTTGATAATGTGTAGATTTTACTACTGCATAACTTCTTTGTGTCAGAGTATATCTTGTGGAgagttaaaatatgaatatcatGCATTTCAGGTTGTGCATCTTGCATATGGTTGAAAGTAAAGCTTAGTTAAGTTGCGTTTATTGTTCTGCCTATATACTTAGGACTGTTTACTGTTAATGACATGGTGGTCCAGTTTATGAAAAATTGTTTAATGTAGAGAATCATTGTTAATAAATGCTGTTTGTTGTGTTAGACTCTAATGGATTTATGGGTGATTATCCTATCAGGTATCTCTGGGACCCTTGATGTTTGCTTCAACATTTGTACTTGTTGGTGACCATTATCAACTGCCTCCTCTTGTCCAGGTGATATGTCTTATGTGTTTATAGTTCTATTTGCTTAACTTTTCGTGCCGTAATGTTTTAAGCTCATTAAAAGTATGGTGCTTATCAATTTCTAGAGTACAGAGGCTCGGGAGAGTGGAATGGGGATAAGCTTGTTTTGCAGGCTGTCAGAAGCACATCCTCAGGCAATTTCAGCACTGCAGAGCCAGGTTACATGAATTCAGTGTTGGATTTAAAGTCTTGACTCTTTATTTGGTACTTGTTCTGTACCAGGTCTACTTACTAAGCTGATCTGTATGCAGTACCGTATGTGTCAAGGCATTATGGAACTATCAAATGCCTTGATATATGGTGACAGATTACGTTGTGGTTCCCCCGAAGTAGCCAATGCCAAACTTCAGTTTTCTAGTTTAAAGTCTTGTTCATTGTGGCTAAAGGAGGTAAAAGCATTCTTTTGCATGCAGTTCAATTGTGATCTATTCTCTTCTTGCTTGTAGTTGATGTGCAATTTTCTGTGGTCATCTTGTGTATGGTTAGTTTTGTGCAATTGAAATTCATCTTTCAATTTTAAACTTGTAGATATTAAATGACCTTATCGAGTGATTCACGATTGCAGGTTTTGAATCCAGCCAAACCAGTCATATTTATTGATACAggtttacaaatatcaagtcaTTTGCTTTTCATGTAATTTCCATTCACGGATTTTTATTAGATGGCGTGGTTTCTTACATATCATTTTTTCACAACTCAGATATGTTGCCTGCTTTTGAGGCAAAAGATAAAAAGACTCTGAATAATCCAATTGAAGCTTACATAATTGCAGAGGTATGGTTTTAGTTTAAATGTGCTGTAAATAGTTCTTGTCACCTAAGGCCCAGTATCAATTTATTTGAATTCTGTTTCTTGATGCAAGCTCTATAAGTACTTTAAAGCTTTAATGAATAATATTTGTTCCCCATTTCGTTCATAATATAGGTCACCGAGCAATTGGTTAACAATGGAATTGGAGGGGAAGATATTGGCATCATTACCCCTTATAATTCCCAGGCAAATCTCATCCGCCATGCTGTATACATAACCTCTGTGGAGATACATACCATTGATAAATACCAGGTGAGGCTGAGTATATGACTATTGTGTCATGTTTATTTTTCTGAATCTGTTTTGATAATTAGCGCTTTACTTAATAACGATCACATCCTATATCATTGAAATTTGTaacatattatttctttttctttttctctttggtcTAGGGAAGAGACAAGGACTGCATTCTTGTGTCATTTGTTAGGTCTAGTGAAAATCCAAGGGACTGCTCTTCCTCCCTTCTTGGTGACTGGCATAGGATTAATGTGGCTCTCACGCGTGCAAAGGTAGGCATAAGAAGTTCTTTCCCTGtatcaaaaattaatatttggcCATAAATTTCGAGTTTACTTGAACATTTGGGTTGCAATTGTAAATCTGCTGCTTGGTGAGTTGATTATATGGGGAAATGGaggggaaaagaaaattgaagcaTCCTTGATGTTAGCATCTCACATGGAAACAATCTCttgtttcatttttgtttcGACAGAAAAAGATGATCATGGTAGGGTCATGCAAAACCCTATCCAAGGTTCCATTACTGAAGCTCCTCATCAAGAAAGTTGATGAGCAATCAGGCATTCTGAGTGTATGCAAGAAGGATATCAGTTACAGGGGAGAGCTGAAGAGATGCTCCCAGTTCAGATAAAATTTTCCCCCTTTTCCATTCCTTGTCagtgtaaataaaataattttgataatttttttttacctatatAAAGATTTTGTATAGAAGGAAAACTTATTTTCTTGTAACATTTTTGGAAATGTAAATAAGAaactgctctctctctttctatctcaTATGAACATGCGAATCAAATGTTGGAGGCATAGAGTGTAAATAGTCGGATTCATAGTGTTTCCTCGAGAAACAGATGTAAAATGCACCATTTGAACTTGGTTGATTTGATGGACGAGATGGTTAATAAGCTCTCTTTACCTTTGCTTACAAAGAAAATTTCATCTGAAATTCACATTTTACCTCTTGTGCAACAAGCGAATCCCGATCATAATTTTCATGAGAAAGTGAGATAATGAAACATATAGATATCTCATGGTGTTTTTCACAACGAAGAAATAAGTACTTGAAAGTACATCtagcattttttaattttgtttcttcttaaATAAACCAcgactctttttgtttttcattttaagatatgctatatactatatttttatcttataatgtTGATGTGGTAGTCCAAATCTaactttaattgttttttttttttcctaaataaggAACGATTCTATGGTTGGTTGGGACTgtcatatttataattatacaataaaaatgtaatttatggcattactttttatttgtttatttttatcaattcccCCATTTGCCACtatcaaaggaaaaaaatgaactCGCGCTCTCTTCTCTCCTGAATATAGAGAAGAAAGCCAAAAGCCAAAAGTTGTCTCCCTCCTACTCCTCCCCCTTTCACCCTCCTCACTTACTGCTCTctgcttttctctctttttgagaACTCATTTATCTCTAGAGTTTTTTCTAGATCCTCTAGTCTCTTATGAGACTTTATCTATCGTCTTTGATGATTTATCCCCGATCATCCAAAAAACATAGTCCTAGTCTTTTCCCCACACCTCCCTCCTCGCCAGTTGCCTTCTCAACCGCGTTGCTGGCCGGATCTTTGAATTTTAAGAAtgggttttttcaaaatcagatcTTCCTTTCTTCGACAGTTCTAGCCTACAATGCGCCATGCTAGCACCCTCATTTGTGTCTCGACTTCCCAGCGCCATCATCTGCGCCTCCCCCTCCCTCACATCTACTCTCATGTTTGGCTTCTTTGGAAGTCGGGTTATATCTAAGTTTATAGGGTTCTTTTACTCCCAATGGTTTTATCCATCATAGTGGGCTGCAGCCGTCAAAAGCTGTATTCCCAAGTGACTTTCACCTTCTTAAATTTCCTTCAGGGCTCTGAGGTGCTTGTAGTCTATCTTAGTTAGGTTACTGTATtctacttaatatatatatatagtgccaCTTGTTGCCACAGACATACATGTAGACATACAAGAAGAGAGATGTGGTTCACCTCAGCTTTGGGGATGAAACCCTTCACCAACAATCTTCCCATCCTTGACCAAAAAAACACCAACTACCATGGGGATTGGGACTCATCCAAAACACCTCCTCACCATCGTTATTGTGTGCCGCCCCACATTTTATCCTAACCAAGCCACCATGCATGGTCTTCctgagaaaaaggaaaaaggtgTCTGAGCCCGGGTTCGAACCGGGGACCTCTAGTGTGTGAGACTAGCGTGATAACCGACTACACCACCCAGACGCCTTGCTAGTTGCCTTATCAAACTACAATGATAATTATATATAACGTATACTTTATCTTCGAAGAATTTCTCACTTCCTCACAATCAAGCGACTTGTCTTTTGAAAAAGCTCGAACTAGATTGTTTTTGGAAGTTTAGACATCTTTTTAAAAAGGTTTCCAATTTTTCACTAgttctctatttttgttttttttttgaaaaaattaatcgtatgatgaagattttaaaatcttaaccaatttttttttttaattaaatacttgacatttttattatttaatgaaaTACAATTTATGAGAATTATGCCAACCCTAAAATTTCCCTCAGAGATTTTAGATCCTTCCTAAACTTTAAaccaaatgataattttaaaacccacatcaatttttaaaaaacacgaGGCGGACGCTTAGTATCACTATGCATGCATGCTATGACAAACCTATTGTTCAACCTAAGTACCTAACCACAGGTTGCTGGTGTTGCTGCCTGCATTCAATTCATTATGTACTCTTATCCATAATCCCCCATTTAATTACTCAATGACATGGAAAGAAAATCATACCTTCCACCGTCCCGGCCCATTATATGAAATGAATATGTtgttacattatttaaattttttaaataatttgacaCTATATAAACTATTATAATACGTGATTctctttagaaaaaataaataaataaataaaagagtcaTACATACATCGTACATGGTAAATGCTCTTTAGGAAATCCTTCTTCAAACCCACAATTTCCTtagattttatgttttcattaaAACCCATATAGAATTATCTTATTCTTTGCCAAAATTGTAGAGCTCGAGATTGACTTTGTGGAAAGCAATTATATATGTAAAGCAAAATCAGAGTCGAGATTATGTTTCCAAGCAATTACAGAAATAAATATTTAACCATAATATTGTAGaatttatatatgcatgtgtcCCTATAAATACCAGTTATATATCAAACCCCGATATTGttcatatataatattataattatcaAAGGCCATGTCTTCTAGGAGTACTCTCTTTGGTTTTGTTATCTTCTCCATTTTTCTGTTGATTAATCATGGAGTCTCTTCAGTAGAATATGGGGAAGCTCTGACAAAATCTTTGTTGTATTTTGAGGCTCAACGATCAGGGAAGCTGCCATCTAACCAGAGAGTGCAATGGCGGGGAGATTCTGGGCTTCGAGATGGCAGTGGTGGAGGAGTAAGATTATTTTTACgtgtttttaattagaaaattttttatgtttattttatgttttgttttttgggtagAAAATTTTGAGAGAATATGATGATGAGGGAGTTTGTCATTTAAATTCTAtggaaaatatttaaaatcCTTTATGCTTTTTCGAATTTTGCATTTTAGactagaattttcaattgggcTGATTAATTTTATGCCCAAGTTTATAAAGATTTAAATCTAAAATCTCAAGCCATTTTTCTTCtagtaaataactaaaatagtaTGACAAGACTATTTTTCCAttctcataaataaataaataactttaaatatatagtttttttcatgtcattttcgttatttatttttaaaaaatgactatGAGGATttggatttaaaatttttgtgaactcaatattaaaattgtaaaattaaaaattcaggtctaaaacataaaatttgaaaaaacacaGAAGATTTATGGAATATATTCCTttaataatgaaaaatcattttcaattgTTTGGTTGAATTTTAACATAATGTAATTCATGATACGTTTCTTTGCTTATATTGGCCTTCTTTCCAGTTCTGACACATTTtttagcaatatatatataatccaaccATTTTGTTTTATCGGTAATTCTacatttacaaattttttacaagTTGCTGACACATATAATCAACCTGCGATTGAAGCCATGCATGTTACTTTCCAATCACACACTAATAcatgttaataaattttaaaaagagttataaatgtaacatttttattttctttggtaaGAATTGTTTGTGTAACATTACTAAATGTTacgaatgaatttttttatacgTACGTACTAGGTTGATCTTGTGGGAGGATATTACGACGCCGGGGACAACGTAAAGTTTGGTTTCCCCATGGCTTTCACGATGACAATGCTTTCATGGAGCGCAGTAGATTTCCGAGCACAACTCGAGGCCAAGAAGGAGCTTTCAAATGCACTGGACGCCATCAAGTGGGGCGCTGATTACCTGATCAAAGCCCATCCCGAGCCGAACGTTCTCTACGGTGAAGTCGGCGACGGCAACTCCGACCATGAGTGTTGGCAGAGGCCGGAAGACATGACAACCCCACGAACATCTTATAGGATTGATGAACAGCACCCAGGCTCTGATCTTGCTGCTGAAACTGCTGCTGCTCTTGCTGCTGCTTCTATTGCTTTCAAGCAAACAGACTCCATTTATGCTTCCCAGCTTTTAGGCCATGCAAAACAGGTTtcacatcatcatcatcataatcatcatcattatcgtcGTCGTTCTTACAATTATTATCGGAATTTGTCATTTAGGATGtatgtgattttttgttttctgaccACATTGGTCGGATGTATGTGTTGTTGAATTATTTCGCTCCTCtttggaaattaaattttttttctctatttgtgCATGTCTTACACTTTGTCGCATGTTAAAAAtctagaataattttttttgtgctttatAAGGAATTGTTTTAGTTTCTTTAAGAACTAAAATAACTTTTGAGTAGACATATATGCTAGCTAGCGGTGTCGCTCAATGTACGTGTAGTTGCGCATTGACGCAGGAGTCATGGGCTTATTATTTTTGTGTGCATTTTTGGACATGTACAACTGTTATaccaacaatcaatttttttgttcgAATTTTACAGTTATGAATGCACATGCATAACTGCTATACCAActgtcaatttttttctttccaacaaTCATATCGAACTAGTAATGAGCTGTTGTTTCAACAATCGTATTTTAATAgttgagtaatgatataaggaagacTAGAGTCCTCACAAATGtgacatgacttttaaaattactattgaatttgagaggatcattattaaattttgatctattagtgattttaaatacCACATCACATTTTTAAAGACTCTAAAAGAACTCTAGTCTTTCTTATATGATTACTCAGTCATAAGCTATTGTTTGAACTATCATAGTTTAACAGTTATAAACTACTGTTTCCGCTGTTACACATTTTTCTTGTTCAAAACAATCTTCACACTACTATTCGGGCAATTAATATTGTATCCTGGTCAGGACAAAATTGTTGTATAAATTCCATTGtttatcaaacaaatatatatgttcTGATTTTTGTCACACACACTGCTAACACAACATACTATTACTATATGCCATTGTTTGCATGCAGCTCTATGACTTCGCAAGCAATCACCAAGGGTTGTACCAAAACAGCATTCCTGTAGCAGGACAATTCTACAGCAGCAGTGGATTTGAGGTAGTGTTATTGCATGTCTTTGCAGATTGTAATTGAAacttaggattttttttaattttttatgaaatttcccGAAAGATAAAAGGAGTTGATCATGTTCTGAATATGCCT from Corylus avellana chromosome ca1, CavTom2PMs-1.0 encodes the following:
- the LOC132181879 gene encoding DNA replication ATP-dependent helicase/nuclease JHS1 isoform X2; the encoded protein is MPPRKKPNSSSSSSSASSSSSKKSNPTNQPQPSKFGIQHFFERHTQNALLASQNPKPASPSNAAVSTSQNPATDAPRSGPEKSGLPVPSPSSDPENAPNLQKPDSNHKVSASREPEKCLGSLANDPNNASQNTPSDNIAAMGFSADENLSEVSPEVSKSVSLKRFKFSPGMLIKQSQDDGGDEVTWKISPVNEKLQAVSKRIPEMMKVLADSSRLNALHLCQCSQNKISPGTAGKVEKWLSSPSKKADEKSLVSTNRVGLKRVNPDRDMDLYGNENELTSTGVASRQSPFRTPPSLSYCHDKIANGVACNGASDQLGLRQHKKALLELLDQVEDVISVEDSLSSDMEAYSSKSLDRNDDEMPVKVDPAVERVAVDLPEEVTGASSNCNFLVLEVSERCRPADSSGTQCPYKVLRLLNEHSGEERAVYLWEEWFYSVVAPGDTVNVIGEFDDQGKCDIDRDSNFIIVHPDILLSGTRVAGSFSCPRRTVLDERLKSSEYSTAALIGTLLHQIFQAGLMKEVPTIQFLEEYARVVLQKNIESLYACGVNENDIQKTLIEAVPKMLNWIITFKDSQVSKAPSVDFGSDDGLKKVNISEVIDIEEMAWAPKYGLKGMIDASVRVSITSNKNQANEKIMPLEFKTGKVSNGQSSMEHSAQVIFYTLLMSERYKMHIDRGLLYYLQSDQTQASTVQQLPPMIQSLNMCKGCRHLNVCSIYHKAHGGSIETSGLGDVFDSHTSHLTVPHCTFLQRWDRLIDLEAREIELVKKKIWRSHSLKSDNSTSFLSSLVLDASDELPHQKSHKENRFIYRFVYRDLTSFNMKASDGHSSTVDTSPTSDMDCTLKSGDYVILSTESGHLTIASGVITEISRFHVFVSFSKRLRLPGSNPSSEAQNLFREVWRIDKDEFMTSFAVMRFNLVQLFLQSVQSTHLRKIIVDLEAPKFDSGCIFSQDPAIAYVWSEKNLNDDQRRAILKILTAKDYALILGMPGTGKTSTMVHAVKALLMRGASILLTSYTNSAVDNLLIKLKAQGIDFVRIGRHEAVHEEVRGHCFSAMNIQSVKDVKLRLDQVKVVAVTCLGITSPLLANKRFDVCIMDEAGQTTLPVSLGPLMFASTFVLVGDHYQLPPLVQSTEARESGMGISLFCRLSEAHPQAISALQSQYRMCQGIMELSNALIYGDRLRCGSPEVANAKLQFSSLKSCSLWLKEVLNPAKPVIFIDTDMLPAFEAKDKKTLNNPIEAYIIAEVTEQLVNNGIGGEDIGIITPYNSQANLIRHAVYITSVEIHTIDKYQGRDKDCILVSFVRSSENPRDCSSSLLGDWHRINVALTRAKKKMIMVGSCKTLSKVPLLKLLIKKVDEQSGILSVCKKDISYRGELKRCSQFR